In Ilumatobacter fluminis, the following proteins share a genomic window:
- the otsB gene encoding trehalose-phosphatase, which produces MPAVDITPERLAAEVAPLLGSALVGFDVDGVLAPIVEKAHDAALSPGVLDELERLAMRARVVIVSGRSVGDLDRFDFPPTLEVVGSHGLERRGMPPLALDDDEQYTFEQLELLATRAVDAAGDGAWLEYKPASVVIHVREADRTLAERAIAAVENLASMIDGAHVKHGHMVCELLARTGSKGETITELREPGQPVVFLGDDVTDESVFEAMVDGDLGIRVGDGDTAAGYRLAGPDAVVQFLHRL; this is translated from the coding sequence ATGCCCGCGGTCGACATCACGCCCGAGCGGTTGGCCGCCGAGGTCGCACCGCTGCTCGGTTCGGCGCTGGTCGGGTTCGACGTCGACGGCGTGCTCGCCCCGATCGTCGAGAAGGCGCACGACGCTGCGCTGAGTCCGGGCGTGCTCGACGAGCTCGAACGCTTGGCGATGCGGGCCCGCGTCGTGATCGTGTCCGGCCGCTCGGTCGGCGACCTCGATCGGTTCGACTTCCCGCCCACGCTCGAAGTGGTCGGCAGCCACGGCCTCGAACGCCGCGGCATGCCGCCGTTGGCGCTCGACGACGACGAGCAGTACACGTTCGAACAGCTCGAACTGCTGGCCACCCGAGCCGTCGACGCGGCGGGCGACGGCGCCTGGCTCGAGTACAAGCCGGCCAGTGTCGTGATCCATGTGCGCGAAGCCGACCGCACACTCGCCGAGCGGGCGATCGCGGCCGTCGAGAACCTGGCGAGCATGATCGACGGCGCCCACGTCAAGCACGGCCACATGGTGTGCGAGCTGCTCGCCCGCACGGGCAGCAAGGGCGAGACGATCACCGAGCTACGCGAGCCGGGTCAGCCGGTCGTGTTCCTCGGCGACGACGTCACCGACGAGAGCGTGTTCGAGGCCATGGTCGACGGCGACCTCGGTATCCGCGTCGGCGACGGCGACACCGCAGCCGGCTACCGACTCGCCGGCCCCGACGCCGTCGTCCAGTTCCTCCACCGCCTCTGA
- a CDS encoding NADP-dependent oxidoreductase: protein MSGNTQVLLTERPSGKLETSNFTIRDGDMPTVGDGEVLVRSVLLSIDAANRAWMQGATYKSAVEEGDVMHGGAIAEVLESRSDRFAEGDLVWGEVGWQEYAALDARHLAPVGDHRPLTHHLSVLGVAGLTAYHGLLDVVGIEAGETLLVSAAAGSVGSLVGQIGKIAGARVVGIAGGPEKCQWVVDELGFDACIDYRGEKLSRALREHCPDGVDVYFDNVGGPILEAALFAMNLHGRISCCGAVSQYDSDAPTGPRGVPGLIVTKRLTMKGFIVMDYADQQERAIADLSAWAADGRLTVVEDVIDGLEAAPDALVGLLAGQNRGKRMVRVSPDPVG from the coding sequence ATGAGTGGCAACACGCAGGTGCTCCTGACCGAACGGCCGAGCGGGAAGCTCGAGACGTCGAACTTCACGATCCGCGACGGCGACATGCCGACCGTCGGCGACGGCGAGGTGCTCGTGCGGAGCGTGTTGTTGTCGATCGACGCCGCCAACCGGGCGTGGATGCAGGGGGCCACCTACAAGTCGGCCGTCGAAGAAGGCGACGTGATGCACGGTGGCGCGATCGCCGAGGTGCTCGAGTCGCGCAGCGATCGCTTCGCCGAGGGCGACCTGGTGTGGGGCGAGGTCGGCTGGCAGGAGTACGCGGCGCTCGACGCCCGCCACCTGGCACCGGTCGGCGACCATCGTCCCCTCACCCACCATCTGTCGGTGCTGGGCGTCGCCGGGCTCACCGCGTACCACGGGCTGCTCGACGTCGTCGGGATCGAGGCCGGCGAAACCTTGCTGGTGTCGGCCGCTGCCGGTTCCGTCGGCTCGCTCGTCGGCCAGATCGGGAAGATCGCTGGCGCCCGGGTCGTCGGCATCGCCGGCGGGCCGGAGAAGTGCCAGTGGGTCGTCGACGAGCTCGGCTTCGACGCCTGCATCGACTACCGGGGCGAGAAGCTGTCGCGGGCACTGCGTGAGCACTGCCCCGACGGTGTCGACGTGTACTTCGACAACGTCGGCGGGCCGATCCTCGAAGCGGCCCTGTTCGCGATGAACCTGCACGGACGCATCTCGTGCTGCGGCGCCGTGTCGCAGTACGACTCCGACGCCCCGACCGGTCCGCGTGGCGTGCCGGGTCTGATCGTGACGAAGCGGCTGACGATGAAGGGCTTCATCGTCATGGACTACGCCGATCAGCAGGAGCGCGCGATCGCCGATCTGTCGGCGTGGGCCGCCGATGGCCGGCTGACCGTGGTCGAGGACGTGATCGACGGCCTCGAGGCAGCGCCCGACGCCCTCGTCGGCCTGCTCGCCGGCCAGAACCGAGGCAAGCGCATGGTCCGCGTCTCCCCCGACCCGGTCGGTTGA